A genomic segment from Biomphalaria glabrata chromosome 16, xgBioGlab47.1, whole genome shotgun sequence encodes:
- the LOC106060318 gene encoding dnaJ homolog subfamily C member 7-like, with product MSDVEMTNEDFPHETEHAEQDLELEPVIEEERILNLAEAKKEEGNTFYKQHKYSEALACYSDAINLCPNCAAYYGNRSATYIMLHKFKDGLADAQYALQLDTGFVKGYLREGKCHLALGSPVAALRSYRHVLEIEPNNTVAIQESNIASQVQEHISKAEANFEKRDYRTTIFYLDRCIEHCTAALHFKIQKAEAQALLGKYQEAQELANDILQREGMNADALYVRGMCLYYQDSTEKAFQHFQEVLRRAPDHHKAKDIFRKAKALTLKKEEGNTAFRAGNFQDAYKLYSDALSIDPNNKSTNSKLFCNRATVCSKLNKLDEAIQDCSKAIELDDTYLKAYMRRAKCYTDTELFEEAVRDYEQIYKMAKTRENKQLLQTAKLELKKSKRKDYYKILGVHKSASEDEIKKAYKKRALIHHPDRHSHDTVDKQKEEEKKFKELGEAYSILSDAKKKARYDSGQDLEEEGGMGFDTVDPNQIFQAFFGGGNMSGFSFGGHPNSGHFSHGGHSHSGGFPGFSFQFG from the exons ATGTCGGACGTGGAAATGACAAACGAGGATTTCCCTCACGAAACAGAACACGCTGAACAAGATCTTGAACTTGAGCCTGTAATAGAAGAAGAACG AATTCTGAATTTGGCTGAGGCTAAAAAAGAAGAAGGCAAcactttttacaaacaacataaaTATTCAGAGGCATTGGCATGCTACTCAGACGCAATAA ATTTATGTCCAAACTGTGCTGCATACTATGGAAACAGATCAGCAACATATATCATGCTACACAAATTCAAGGATGGTTTAGCAGACGCACAGTACGCTCTACAGTTGGATACAGGCTTTGTCAAG GGTTATCTAAGGGAAGGTAAATGTCACTTAGCTTTGGGTAGTCCAGTCGCAGCACTCAGAAGTTACAGACATGTACTTGAGATTGAACCAAACAACACAGTTGCTATCCAGGAG TCAAATATTGCATCTCAAGTACAAGAACATATATCAAAAGCAGAAGCTAATTTTGAGAAGAGAGACTATAGAACT ACAATATTTTATCTTGACCGATGTATAGAACACTGCACAGCTGCTCtccattttaaaattcaaaaggCTGAGGCTCAAGCCCTATTAGGAAAATATCAAGAAGCACAAGAATTAGCAAA TGATATATTACAAAGGGAAGGAATGAATGCAGATGCCCTATATGTACGAGGCATGTGTCTTTATTATCAAGACAGCACAGAGAAGGCCTTCCAACATTTTCAAGAAGTTTTACGAAGAGCTCCAGATCACCACAAGGCAAAAGATATTTTTAGG AAAGCAAAAGCATTGACTCTAAAGAAAGAAGAGGGTAATACTGCCTTCAGAGCTGGCAACTTCCAGGATGCCTACAAATTGTATTCAGATGCGCTGAGTATAGACCCAAATAACAAATCTACAAATTCCAAGCTGTTCTGTAATAGAGCCACTGTTTGCTCAAAG ctcaaTAAATTAGATGAAGCTATTCAAGACTGCTCTAAAGCCATTGAATTGGATGACACTTATCTTAAAGCGTACATGAGAAGGGCCAAATg CTACACTGATACAGAATTATTTGAAGAAGCTGTGAGAGATTATGAACAGATTTATAAAATGGCTAAAACTAGAG AAAACAAGCAGTTATTACAAACTGCCAAACTGGAATTAAAAAAGAGCAAAAGGAAGGACTACTATAAAATACTCGGTGTGCACAAGTCTGCTTCAGAAGATGAAATCAAGAAAGCCTACAAAAAACGTGCGCTAATTCATCATCCAG ATCGTCATTCACATGATACTGTagataaacaaaaagaagaagagaaaaaattCAAAGAACTTGGTGAAGCCTACAGTATATTATCTGACGCTAAAAAGAAAGCCCGCTATGACAGTGGACAAGACTTAGAGGAAGAAGGTGGAATGGGATTTG ACACAGTGGATCCCAACCAGATCTTCCAGGCTTTCTTTGGAGGAGGCAACATGTCTGGATTTAGCTTTGGTGGACAtcctaactcaggccacttcagCCACGGAGGTCACTCGCATAGCGGTGGCTTCCCAGGATTCTCGTTTCAGTTTGGCTGA